Part of the uncultured Cohaesibacter sp. genome is shown below.
CGCGGATCGCACCGACGCGCCCGTCCATCATGTCCGATGGGCCGATGATGTCGGATCCCGCTTCGGCCTGCACCAGCGCCTGCCTGGTCAACTGGTGGACGGTCAGGTCATTGATGATCTTGCCGTCGCGCAACAACCCGTCGTGGCCATGGCTGGTGTAGGGGTCGAGCGCCACATCGGTCATCAGTCCGACTTCCGGCACTTCCTTCTTGATGGCGCGCAGGGCGCGGCAAATGAGGTTGTTCTCATTGAGCGCCTCGTTGCCATCGTCGTCCCGCAGGGCAGGATCGGTGTAGGGGAACAGGGCAATGACCGGAATGCCGAGCTTTGCCGCCTTTTCTGCTGCTCGCACCGCATTGTCGATGCTGAGGCGATTGACCCCTGGCATGGAGTTGACCGGTTCTACGGTGTTTTCCCCGTCCATGACGAAGATCGGCCAGATGAGATCGTCAACGGTCAGCGCATTTTCCCGGATCAGACGTCGGGACCAGTCAGCGCGCCGGTTTCTGCGCATACGCCGCCCTCCGGTGATGCCGCTGACATCATAGACGGATGTTTGTGGAGAAGCCTTGGAGGAGGGGGAAGAGTTGGTCATAAGAGGAACGGTCCTTGAAAAGGAGGCAGCCGGTCTGGCGCCTGAACTGCCGTGGCGCTGCTGACCGAAATGCATCAAAGGGAAGTTGCCCCATGCTAACCACATTCTGCCGCCAACAAAACTGACCAATTCGTAATGATCACCACTCTGTTGAAACTGATGGCAATATCACCTCCAACAGGCGCCGGTCGCATCCGCCGTCTTGAACCCCGTTCAAAGACTGTTTAAGGAAAGACCCTGTGCCAAAACGCTTTTGCGGCTTTGGCGATAGACATCCGGCATCGGTTCGCCTGTCCTTACCGTCCTCAACGATCATAGCACTGAGAGCAAGACCATGAACGACATCCTTTTCGAGAAACGTGGCTGTGTGGGTTTGATAACGCTGAACAGGCCCAAGGCTCTCAACGCTCTGACGCTCGATATGATCAAGGGGCTGGCGGTGCAACTTGAAGACTGGAAACAGGATGATGACGTCAAGGCCGTTATTCTGACATCGGCAAGCGAACGTGCCTTCTCCGCCGGAGCGGATATCCGGTTTGTCTATACTTGCAAGGGCAACCCGCCCTACGAGTTCTTCAGCACCGAATACAAGATGAATTGCTCGATGGCTTCCTATCCGAAGCCCTATATTTCTCTGGTGGACGGCATCGTCATGGGCGGCGGGGTCGGCCTTTCCTGCCATGGACGTTATATTGCAGCTGGCAGCAAGACCACATTTGCCATGCCGGAAACCGGAATCGGCTTCTTCCCCGATGTGGGTGGAGCCTATCTGCTGCCCCGCATGCCCGGCAACGTCGGCATCTATTGCGGCATGACCGGCGCGCGTCTGGGTCAGGCCGACTGCATGAAATTCGGCCTTGCTACCCACGCGATCGGCGCAGACGCCTTTCCCGAGATCATCGAGCAGATTGCCAGGGGCGCAGCGCCGGACGAGGTTCTGGCGCGTCACGCCAGTGTCGCAACCGGGGAGGGACTCGATAACGAAGCGCTGGGCGTCATCGCGGAGGCCTTCGCGGGCGCGTCCGTCAAGGACGTCATCGCACGGCTTGAAGCAAACCCGGCACCATTTGCCAAACAGACGCTGGACCTGCTGCAGTCGCGCTCGCCGCTGTCTGTCCACATAGCCTTCGAACAGATGCGCCGCGGGGCAACAATGTCCTTCGAAGAGTGCATGCAGATGGAATACCGCATTCTCGAACGGATTCTTGATGGCAGTGACTTCTATGAAGGCGTGCGGTCCGTGATCGTCGACAAGGATGGTAAGCCAGCATGGCAACCATCCACCTTTGAGGCCGTGACCGAGGAAATGGTATTGTCACATTTTCTGCCGCTGGACCCGCAACGCGAATTGTTCAATCGGCCATAGAAAGATAGACTGCCTCAGGCGCGACTCGCACTGGACCGTCGCCGCCCGACCCGCTATCCTTCATGCGCGCTGATGCGCCAACGCTGAACAGAAAACGCAATGACCCTCAGACTGACTGACGCCTCTCCCAAATACTGGGGTGATAATCTACCGTTCTGGTTGATCGTTCTGGCTCGTCTGGGAAGCCTCTTTCTCATGCTGACGGGGCTTTTCTATTGGGCGGACATACTGGGCGTGTTTGGCGAGAGCGGACTGGAACGGGGCATGTGGGTCGCTCCCGCCGCTCGCGTGCTTCTTGCCTGCTCCTTTCTGATTGCATCTGTCGGTGTCTGGCAGCTGTCCTTCTGGGGGGTGGTGATGTGGGCTCTCAGCGCCATCACACAAACCCTTTCCATCGCGATTATCGACGATTTTTCGGCCTATGCCACGGCGATCACCATTGTCCATCTGCTTGCCCTTATCATCCTTGCGGCTTGCTGCGGCTGGCTTGTTTACCGCTCGACCAGGCCACAGGATGTGTGACGGCGAATTCAAGGATTAACGCAATAGCCGACTTTTCAGGCTATTTCGCACGTCGGCGGGCTGCATTTAACGAGAGCTGCCTGGACAATGGGGCAAACTGGGCCCTGTTTTGCCATCATGCACCGTTTATCCCATAAAACTTGTCTCAGTCTGTAAAGACTTTGTTTGCAATTTCCTGGTGGGTGCCTGTTGAGCGGCGGTCTTTATCTGATATTTTGTGCGCTTTTCAAGTTGTGTCCTTGTATTTCTACGCAATAGAAGCCGAGTTTACAGATCCCCCTAACCAGTTATTTACCAGCAATTCAAAACTAGACGCAATTTAGGTACAATTGGCGCGATTAGCCCTTTGTTAAGGCTGTTGCTTAAGTAGATTTTATTTCGCCGCATATATTTTGGTTTCAAAGACGGGCGAACCGTCACTCCAAGTCAAAAATCAAAAACGAGGCTCAAACATATGATTACGTCACAACGCGCAGTGGAAACAATCGGTGAAGCTGAGGGCGAAGTAGAGTTGAAACCACTCTACATGGACGCACTCAGACTCGTGGAGCGTCTGCACCGCAGGCTTCTGGATGTCATCAAGGACGAATTTGAGCGCCGCGGAAGAACCGACGTCAACAGTGTTCAGGCCCTGCTTCTGTTCAACATTGGTGACTCGGAAGTGACAGCGGGTGAATTGCGCTCACGCGGCTACTACCAAGGCTCCAACGTGTCCTACAACCTGAAAAAGCTCGTTGATATGGGCTACGTCAATCATGAACGGTCACGGGTGGATCGCCGCTCGGTACGGATTTCCCTGTCCGACAAGGGCATTGAAGTGCGTCAGATCGTCAGTGAGCTCTATGAACGCCATATTGCCACGATCGAACAGGTCGGCGGCATTGCCAACGAAGATTTCATGGTTCTCAACAAGTCCCTCCAGCGTCTCGAACGCTTCTGGACCGATCAGATCCTTTACCGTCTCTAGTTCGTATCCGTAAATTCTGCCCGCAAAGAGGTAGTCGGAAGGTGCATGTACAGTGAGCCTGGTCTGCACTGATGATCCTAGTGAAACGCTGAACAAGGCAGCTGATCGCGACAAATTCAGTCTGTCTTGATGATGTTCAAGTCTGACCAACACCAGTTTCCCTCGCAAGGGTCGTCCTTGCGAGGTTTTTTTGTTGCTCTTCTGCAATAGTCGGGCATCGTTTTCATAAACGTGATCGGTTCACTCTGCATTCATCCAGAATTTGCCACATTCTCCTGCAATTTGATTTTTCTGCGAAAAAGAGTTTTGCAGTTATGCGGTAATAATTGTCTGGCTAAGCTCTTTTGGCCCTTCAAACATCTGCCATGGATCATTAAACTGACCGTTGTTGGAAACAAAATTCCTGTTTGATCGTTTAATGAGTACCCAAACTGTTTGGGCTTTTGATAAAATCGAGTTTGGCAACTCGCCGCATCCATCGCAAGGATTCGGCGCAATGCATTTATGGCGAAAGAGATCATGAAGAATTCAAAACCGGGGTATAGTGAGATCGTGACAAGTCAGAAGATGAACCGCCGTACATTCCTGACGACAGGATCCCAGCTTGTTGCTGCCTTTGCGACGGCGATTTCGACGCCAGTTTTCGCGCAGGGTGCCAATCCGATCGACGAAATTCTCAACCAGAGCCCGGTAGAGTGGGGGGATCGTTTCGACACTCCCGGTCAGACCGTCGCTGCGGTTCGAACCGCCGAGCCGACCCTTTCGCCTTCCACGGCCACCAACATCGAAAACGCCATGCAGATGTATTACAGCATCGTGCAGCGTGGTGGCTGGCCGATTGTTCCCGATGAAAAGGCGATGCGCCTTGGTCACAAGTCACCCGGGGTTGCCATTTTGCGTGAACGCCTGACCATGTCTGGTGATCTGATGCAGAATGTCGGTGTCGCTGATGTTTTCGATTCCTATGTCGATGCGGCCGTCCGGCGCTTCCAGTCCCGTCATGGCATCCATCCCGATGGGGTCATCGGCAAGGAAACCTTTGCCGCAATGAATGTGCCGGTGGAAGTCCGCCTCAGACAGCTTGAAACCAATCTTGTGCGTGTGCGTTCGCTGTCTGGTTTCCTTGGCAAGCGCTATGTCATGGTCAATATTCCTGCCGCCGAGATCGAAACCGTTGAAGACGGCATGGTTCATTCCCGTCATACGGCGGTGGTTGGCAAGATCGATCGCCAGACCCCGATTCTCGAAAGCACCATCCACGAGATCAACTTCAATCCCTATTGGCACGTTCCGGAAAGCATCATTCGCAAGGACCTGATCCCGAAGATGCAGAAGGATCCGAACTATCTTCGTGATAACAAGATCCATATCCGCGACCTGAAGAACAACATCGAGCTCGATGCCTCGCAAGTGGACTGGACGACCAACGATGCCCTGAACTACCAGTTCCGTCAGGAACCCGGTGCAAAGAACTCCATGGGGTCGATCAAGATCAACTTCCACAACAAATATGCGGTCTATCTGCATGATACGCCGTCAAAGACCCTGTTCGGCAACAGCTATCGCTTCCATTCTTCGGGCTGCGTGCGCGTGCAGAACGTGCGTGAATTCGTGGTCTGGGTGCTCGAAGATACGCCCGGCTGGGATCGCTTTGCCATTGACGAGGTGATCAAGTCCGGCGAGCGTGAAGACGTGCAGGTCAAGGGCAAGGTTCCCATCTACATGACCTACATCACCGCATGGTCCACCAACGAAGGCATGATCCATTTCCGCGAGGATATCTACGACCGCGATGGCATTTCGGCTCTGAGCCCGGTCACCACAGCGCAGACACAGGGTTGAGCAAGCATGACGCAGCCGCAGCCAGGCGAGATCTACATTGAATTTGTCTCGGTCGGACAACAGGTCAAGGCGATAGCCGTTGACGCTGCGACCGGGGTGGAAGTCAGTGTTTTCGGGCCTTCCAGCGTTTCCCAGCGTGATTTGCAAGCCCTTGCCGTGCGCAAGCTCAGGCGACGTCTGGAGCAGTTGGGCCATGGCTGACGGCTCTTTCTAATGGCCGCTTGGCGGCCAGCCATCCTTCTTTCTATGCATCACGACCGTAAGCGGATAAATCCGTCTTGGGTTTGCGCTTCTAGTGTGCTAAATCGACAGCACGATAATTGGTTTGGCGCAATTTGGTGAACATGGTGTTGCCGAAATGCGCACAATGTTGATGCGATCAACCAAATATTAACGGCAGACTCGATGGGGCATTTGTGATAGCAAATTGCCTCTAGTTCTGATCCATGATCGCCCAACAAACGCGAAGGGGTAATGTTCCATGTCAGCAAACGAAGGTGCCAATTCGGGAGCGATTTTCCCAGAATTCTTCACCCGCGATCTCGTCAACTCCGATCCGGCCGTAGCCGCTGCCATTGCAAGCGAACTCGGTCGTCAAAAGCACGAGATCGAATTGATCGCTTCTGAGAATATCGTGTCCAAGGCAGTCCTGCAGGCGCAGGGCTCTGTAATGACAAACAAATATGCAGAAGGTTATTCGGGTCGTCGTTACTATGGTGGTTGCCAGCATGTTGACGTGGCCGAAAACCTCGCGATCGAGCGTGTAACCAAGCTGTTCGGCTGCGAGTTCGCCAACGTTCAGCCGAACTCCGGCTCCCAGGCCAACCAGGCTGCCTTCATGGCGCTGATCCAGCCGGGCGATACCATTCTGGGCATGAGCCTTGATGCCGGTGGTCACCTGACCCACGGCGCCAAGCCGAACCAGTCCGGCAAGTGGTTCAATTCCATCCAGTATGGCGTTCGCAAGCAGGATGGCCGTATCGACTTTGACCAGATCGAAGAACTGGCCAAGGAGCATCAGCCCAAACTGATCATCGCCGGTGGGTCTGCCTACAGCCGCGAATTCGACTTCAAGAAATTCCGCGAAATCGCTGATTCTGTTGGTGCATATCTCATGGTGGACATGGCGCACTTTGCTGGCCTCGTCGCAGCAGGACTGCATGAGAGCCCGTTCCCGCATGCCCACATCGTCACCTCCACGACGCACAAGACCCTGCGTGGTCCGCGTGGTGGTCTCATCCTGACCAACGATCCGGAAATTGCCAAGAAGGTCAACTCGGCTGTGTTCCCTGGTCTGCAGGGTGGCCCGCTGATGCACGTCATCGCCGCCAAGGCTGTTGCCTTTGGAGAAGCGCTGACCGACGACTTCAAGGTCTATGCAAAGGCCGTCAAGGACAACGCGCAGGCACTGGCCGACACCCTCTATGCGGGTGGCGTCGAGCTGGCTGCTGGCGGTACCGACAACCATCTGCTGCTCGTTGATCTGCGCCCGAAAGGCCTGACCGGCAAGGTGGCCGAGGCTGCTCTTGGCCGTGCCTACATCACCTGCAACAAGAACGGCGTGCCGTTCGATCCGGAAAAGCCGGCGATCACCTCCGGTATCCGCCTTGGTACTCCGGCCGGTACGTCCCGTGGCTTCGGCACCGAAGAATTCAAGCAAATCGGCAAAATGATCATCGAAGTGCTTGACGGTCTCGTTGCAAATGGCGAAGAAGGCAATGCTGCCGTAGAATCGGCAGTAAAGGAAAAGGTCATCGCGCTGACCAACCGCTTCCCGATCTACCCGGACCTTTGATCGGCAGGCAAGGGCAGGGCAGTCGTTGACCGAGATGGTGCAATGACTGCCGCGGCCATACGGTCACGCTCTTATTTGTGAGGTCGAGTTATGAAATGTCCCTATTGCGGTTATGACGATACCCAGGTCAAGGATTCTCGCCCCACGGAAGACAATACGGCGATCCGCCGCCGCCGCGTTTGCAGCGGTTGTGGCGGGCGCTTCACCACCTTCGAGCGCATCCAGCTGCGTGAACTTTCGGTGATCAAGAGAACTGGCCGCAAGGTCCCGTTCGATCGTGACAAGCTGATGCGGTCTGTTCAGGTTTCTCTGCGCAAACGTCCCGTTGAAGATGACAAGGTAGAACGCATGGTGTCTGGCATCGTGCGTCAGCTTGAAAGCGCCGGTGACGCTGAGGTTCCGGCTGAACACATCGGTAATCTGGTGATGGAAGGGCTCAAGGGGCTCGACGAAATCGCCTATATCCGCTTCGCATCGGTTTACAAGAATTTCCGGGAAACCAAGGACTTCTCAGACATGCTCCACCAGTTGTCAAACGAACGTCCGCTTGACGAGGATCTGGAAGACTAGGGCATTAGGGCTCTGAAAGTGACTGGCGCGATGGGTGTGAGGGATGTACTCTCGCCTCATCGAATTCCGGGACGGGGCACATCATGCCTCGTATCACCAACAGACGGCGCTGCATGGAAGACTTCTCGTTCTCTTTCTCCGATGACCAAATGATGGATCTGGCGCTTCGCCTCGGGCGCCGCTGCGCCGGGGCAACGGCAGAAAATCCAGCTGTTGGCTGCGTAATAACGGCCGCAAGTGGCGGCCGCGCGACGATCGTCGGGCGAGGCTGGACTCAACAGGGCGGTCGGCCGCATGCCGAGCGGGTTGCTCTTGCTGAAGCCGGAGATCTGGCAAGAGGCGCAACGGCCTATGTTACCCTTGAACCCTGTTCCCACCATGGCAAATCCCCGCCCTGCGCTGAGGCCTTGATCGAGGCAGGCATTGCGCGGGTTGTCTGCGCCCATGCCGACCCTGATCGTCGGGTTGCCGGGCGCGGGTTCGAGATGCTGCGTAAGGCTGGTATTGCCGTCGAGACCGGGCTTCTGGAGGCCCGTGCCCATCGCCATCTGAGCGGATTTCTGTCACGCACGGTGCGCGGCAGACCTTGGCTTCAGGCAAAGATGGCCTTCTCTCCCGATGGCATGATCGGCAAGATCGGCGTCGGAAATTATCCCGTGACCGGCCCTGATGCCAAGGCCAGAACCTATGGCCTCAGAATGAAGGCAGATGCCATTCTGGTTGGAGCCGACACGGTCCTCGTCGATGATCCAACCCTCACCGTTCGCTTGCCCGGACTGGAGGCCTCCTCACCGGTCCGCGTCGTGCTGGATGGTCGCGGACGTGTTCCGCTCGATGCGCAACTGGTGAAAAGTGCTGCGGCCGTGCCGACATGGGTCGTGACCGCAATAAATGCACCGGAGGATTGGTGCAATGAGATGGAGGCGAGGGGATGCACGGTGCTGCGCGTTAAGGCGACCGCTGCCGGACATGTAGACTTGCTTGCCGCTTTTGAGGCACTGGCAGCGCGCGGCATAAACACCATATTTGCCGAATGCGGTGCAGCTCTTTCCCGGGCTCTTCTCGAAGGTGGGCTGATTGACGAATTTTTCCTCTATCGCAGCACCACTCCCATCGGAGCCGATGGTCTTGTTGCGCTGTCCGGAGAGCCGGAAGCCGCGCTCGCCAGCGCAGGATTCACATTTGAAACGTCCCATCGGTTGGGGCAGGATACACTCAAGACCTTTATCCGGTCTGCGAGTTTGAAAAGTCTATACGGAGGCTAGAAGCCATGTTTACCGGAATTATCACTGATGTTGGCGAAGTGCTTGAGCAGAAGGCCATTCCAGCTGGTCAGAGAGTCAAGATCGCGACGCATTTCGATCCCGAAACAATCGCCCTGGGCGCATCCATCGCCTGTAACGGCGTTTGTCATACGGTGGTGGCAACCGGCACTCTGGATGCTGAGCGCAACTATTTTGAAGTCGAATCTGGCAAGGAAACCCTTGATTTGACCAATGCCTCCGGTTGGAAGGGCGGAACCGCCATCAATCTGGAACGCTCGCTCAAGATGGGCGACGAGCTGGGTGGCCATCTGGTGCTTGGCCATGTCGACGGTGTTGCCGAAGTCGTCGAACGGACCGACCATCCCGATAGCGTATTCTTCAAGCTGCGGGCACCGGGACAGTTGGCCCGCTTCATCCCCCAGAAGGGCTCGGTTTCTCTTGATGGTACGTCTCTCACGGTCAATGATGTTGATGGCGATGATTTCACCATTTTCCTCATTCCCCATACCCTTACGCATACGGCCTGGAAGGAAAAGCAGGTTGGCGACAAGATCAATCTCGAGGTTGACATGATGGCGCGCTATGTCGCACGCCTCAATGAATATACGCCATCGTAGAATTCTGATACTAGATAGCTGAGTCCAAATAAGGGGCGATTTCAACGCCCCGTCTCGCCAAATAAAGGAAAGAAACATGGCAGAGAAAATCAGCATCGCAACGCCAGTCCAGTTCTCTGATCCCTTGCCCGAAGCCGTCGATGTCGCCATCATCGGCGGCGGGGTGATCGGAGTCTTCGCCGCTCTCTATCTGGCGCGCGCGGGAAAGAAGGTTTGCGTTCTCGAAAAGGGCCGCATCGCATGCGAACAGACCTCGCGCAACTGGGGCTGGATCCGGCAACATGAACGAGACGAGGCCGAGCTCCCCGTCGCCATGGAGGCGCTGCGCCTCTGGAAGGAAGCCGACGCAGAGGTTGGCGGCGCCACCGGGTTTGTCACCACGCCGATCAACTATCTGGCCTCCACCGAGAAGGATCTGGCCGATCTGGAAGGCTGGATGGCAATCGCCGAAAAATATGGCGTCAATTCCGTTCGTTTGACCCGGCAGCAGGTTGCGGACCTGTTCGGGGGGCTGTCAAACGGTCAGTGGGCCGGCGGCACATCGACCCTTGATGATGCCCGCGCCGAGCCATGGGAAGCGGTGCCTGCCATCGCCAGACTGGCGCATGAGGCAGGTGTTGATATCATCGAAAACTGCGCTGCTCGGTCGCTGGAAATCGCAGCGGGCAGGGTGGTTGGCCTGCATACCGAGAAGGGGCTGATCAACTGCGAGCAGGTGGTTGTTGCCGCAGGGGCATGGTCGCTGCTGTTTGCTCGTAATCACGGGGTTTCCTTTCCGCAGCTCTCTGTCTGTCTGACGGCGTCGCAAACAGCTCCGCTGCCAAATTTCACCGATCAGAACAGCGCCGATGAGGACTTCGCCCTGCGCCGTCGCAATGATGGCGGCTACACCATTGCAGTGTGCGATGGCAATGACTTCTATATTGGCCCTGATGCCTTCCGCAGTTTCTTCAAATATATTTCGCTGCTCAAGGAAAGCTGGGATCATACCTTCCTCAATCCGTTTGCACCGAAGGATTTCCCCGACGCATGGACGACCAAACGCTCCTGGGCGCCGAATGAGGAAACCCCCTTCGAGCGCTGCCGTGTTCTCGAACCGGCAGCCAACATG
Proteins encoded:
- a CDS encoding riboflavin synthase, coding for MFTGIITDVGEVLEQKAIPAGQRVKIATHFDPETIALGASIACNGVCHTVVATGTLDAERNYFEVESGKETLDLTNASGWKGGTAINLERSLKMGDELGGHLVLGHVDGVAEVVERTDHPDSVFFKLRAPGQLARFIPQKGSVSLDGTSLTVNDVDGDDFTIFLIPHTLTHTAWKEKQVGDKINLEVDMMARYVARLNEYTPS
- the nrdR gene encoding transcriptional regulator NrdR — encoded protein: MKCPYCGYDDTQVKDSRPTEDNTAIRRRRVCSGCGGRFTTFERIQLRELSVIKRTGRKVPFDRDKLMRSVQVSLRKRPVEDDKVERMVSGIVRQLESAGDAEVPAEHIGNLVMEGLKGLDEIAYIRFASVYKNFRETKDFSDMLHQLSNERPLDEDLED
- a CDS encoding FAD-binding oxidoreductase, with translation MAEKISIATPVQFSDPLPEAVDVAIIGGGVIGVFAALYLARAGKKVCVLEKGRIACEQTSRNWGWIRQHERDEAELPVAMEALRLWKEADAEVGGATGFVTTPINYLASTEKDLADLEGWMAIAEKYGVNSVRLTRQQVADLFGGLSNGQWAGGTSTLDDARAEPWEAVPAIARLAHEAGVDIIENCAARSLEIAAGRVVGLHTEKGLINCEQVVVAAGAWSLLFARNHGVSFPQLSVCLTASQTAPLPNFTDQNSADEDFALRRRNDGGYTIAVCDGNDFYIGPDAFRSFFKYISLLKESWDHTFLNPFAPKDFPDAWTTKRSWAPNEETPFERCRVLEPAANMKYVNKAVADFAKRFPSLGKPTIVQSWAGMVDALPDVVPLIDRIDSIPGLIVATGFSGHGFGIGPGAAMIVRDLVLGDTPKHDIARFRYSRFTDGSPMVLGPAL
- the glyA gene encoding serine hydroxymethyltransferase; translation: MSANEGANSGAIFPEFFTRDLVNSDPAVAAAIASELGRQKHEIELIASENIVSKAVLQAQGSVMTNKYAEGYSGRRYYGGCQHVDVAENLAIERVTKLFGCEFANVQPNSGSQANQAAFMALIQPGDTILGMSLDAGGHLTHGAKPNQSGKWFNSIQYGVRKQDGRIDFDQIEELAKEHQPKLIIAGGSAYSREFDFKKFREIADSVGAYLMVDMAHFAGLVAAGLHESPFPHAHIVTSTTHKTLRGPRGGLILTNDPEIAKKVNSAVFPGLQGGPLMHVIAAKAVAFGEALTDDFKVYAKAVKDNAQALADTLYAGGVELAAGGTDNHLLLVDLRPKGLTGKVAEAALGRAYITCNKNGVPFDPEKPAITSGIRLGTPAGTSRGFGTEEFKQIGKMIIEVLDGLVANGEEGNAAVESAVKEKVIALTNRFPIYPDL
- a CDS encoding L,D-transpeptidase family protein, whose protein sequence is MKNSKPGYSEIVTSQKMNRRTFLTTGSQLVAAFATAISTPVFAQGANPIDEILNQSPVEWGDRFDTPGQTVAAVRTAEPTLSPSTATNIENAMQMYYSIVQRGGWPIVPDEKAMRLGHKSPGVAILRERLTMSGDLMQNVGVADVFDSYVDAAVRRFQSRHGIHPDGVIGKETFAAMNVPVEVRLRQLETNLVRVRSLSGFLGKRYVMVNIPAAEIETVEDGMVHSRHTAVVGKIDRQTPILESTIHEINFNPYWHVPESIIRKDLIPKMQKDPNYLRDNKIHIRDLKNNIELDASQVDWTTNDALNYQFRQEPGAKNSMGSIKINFHNKYAVYLHDTPSKTLFGNSYRFHSSGCVRVQNVREFVVWVLEDTPGWDRFAIDEVIKSGEREDVQVKGKVPIYMTYITAWSTNEGMIHFREDIYDRDGISALSPVTTAQTQG
- the ribD gene encoding bifunctional diaminohydroxyphosphoribosylaminopyrimidine deaminase/5-amino-6-(5-phosphoribosylamino)uracil reductase RibD, whose product is MPRITNRRRCMEDFSFSFSDDQMMDLALRLGRRCAGATAENPAVGCVITAASGGRATIVGRGWTQQGGRPHAERVALAEAGDLARGATAYVTLEPCSHHGKSPPCAEALIEAGIARVVCAHADPDRRVAGRGFEMLRKAGIAVETGLLEARAHRHLSGFLSRTVRGRPWLQAKMAFSPDGMIGKIGVGNYPVTGPDAKARTYGLRMKADAILVGADTVLVDDPTLTVRLPGLEASSPVRVVLDGRGRVPLDAQLVKSAAAVPTWVVTAINAPEDWCNEMEARGCTVLRVKATAAGHVDLLAAFEALAARGINTIFAECGAALSRALLEGGLIDEFFLYRSTTPIGADGLVALSGEPEAALASAGFTFETSHRLGQDTLKTFIRSASLKSLYGG
- a CDS encoding serine hydroxymethyltransferase, with amino-acid sequence MTQPQPGEIYIEFVSVGQQVKAIAVDAATGVEVSVFGPSSVSQRDLQALAVRKLRRRLEQLGHG
- a CDS encoding enoyl-CoA hydratase/isomerase family protein; this translates as MNDILFEKRGCVGLITLNRPKALNALTLDMIKGLAVQLEDWKQDDDVKAVILTSASERAFSAGADIRFVYTCKGNPPYEFFSTEYKMNCSMASYPKPYISLVDGIVMGGGVGLSCHGRYIAAGSKTTFAMPETGIGFFPDVGGAYLLPRMPGNVGIYCGMTGARLGQADCMKFGLATHAIGADAFPEIIEQIARGAAPDEVLARHASVATGEGLDNEALGVIAEAFAGASVKDVIARLEANPAPFAKQTLDLLQSRSPLSVHIAFEQMRRGATMSFEECMQMEYRILERILDGSDFYEGVRSVIVDKDGKPAWQPSTFEAVTEEMVLSHFLPLDPQRELFNRP
- the hemB gene encoding porphobilinogen synthase encodes the protein MRRNRRADWSRRLIRENALTVDDLIWPIFVMDGENTVEPVNSMPGVNRLSIDNAVRAAEKAAKLGIPVIALFPYTDPALRDDDGNEALNENNLICRALRAIKKEVPEVGLMTDVALDPYTSHGHDGLLRDGKIINDLTVHQLTRQALVQAEAGSDIIGPSDMMDGRVGAIRETLDNGGFQDTLIMAYTAKYASAFYGPFRDAVGANATLKGDKKTYQMDPSNTDEALLEAELDIKEGADMLMVKPGMPYLDVLARVKDTFSMPTFAYQVSGEYAMLCAAGQNGWLDQERVMWESLLAFKRAGADGILTYFAPTIAEALKK
- a CDS encoding MarR family winged helix-turn-helix transcriptional regulator; the encoded protein is MITSQRAVETIGEAEGEVELKPLYMDALRLVERLHRRLLDVIKDEFERRGRTDVNSVQALLLFNIGDSEVTAGELRSRGYYQGSNVSYNLKKLVDMGYVNHERSRVDRRSVRISLSDKGIEVRQIVSELYERHIATIEQVGGIANEDFMVLNKSLQRLERFWTDQILYRL